The following coding sequences lie in one Primulina huaijiensis isolate GDHJ02 chromosome 2, ASM1229523v2, whole genome shotgun sequence genomic window:
- the LOC140971747 gene encoding UPF0161 protein At3g09310-like isoform X1 produces the protein MAIISTINCKHYHELFHFNNPDSKLNPSQLSRRFQKHHSSVTWKERRRFGVVSCSGEDSGQTGAQDDEKVSVGVKVALSMLRFYKREISPLLPNSCRYVPTCSEYSMIAYKKYGVAKGTLLTAWRLCRCNPLGGSGFDPPRWFDETTPPEQ, from the exons ATGGCGATAATTTCGACTATCAACTGTAAACATTATCACGAACTCTTCCACTTCAACAACCCTGATTCCAAACTTAATCCTTCCCAATTATCGAGACGGTTTCAGAAGCACCATTCTTCAGTTACT TGGAAAGAGCGACGTCGTTTTGGGGTCGTTAGTTGTTCAGGCGAGGATTCGGGTCAGACCGGTGCACAAG ATGATGAAAAGGTTAGTGTAGGCGTTAAAGTAGCATTGTCCATGCTACGGTTCTACAAAC GAGAAATCTCGCCGTTGTTGCCAAATAGTTGTCGGTATGTTCCGACATGTAGTGAGTATTCGATGATTGCTTACAAGAAGTATGGAGTTGCAAAGGGGACCCTATTGACTGCCTGGCGCCTTTGTCGTTGCAATCCTCTTG GTGGATCCGGCTTTGATCCCCCTAGATGGTTTGATGAGACAACTCCACCCGAGCAGTGA
- the LOC140971747 gene encoding UPF0161 protein At3g09310-like isoform X2 has translation MAIISTINCKHYHELFHFNNPDSKLNPSQLSRRFQKHHSSWKERRRFGVVSCSGEDSGQTGAQDDEKVSVGVKVALSMLRFYKREISPLLPNSCRYVPTCSEYSMIAYKKYGVAKGTLLTAWRLCRCNPLGGSGFDPPRWFDETTPPEQ, from the exons ATGGCGATAATTTCGACTATCAACTGTAAACATTATCACGAACTCTTCCACTTCAACAACCCTGATTCCAAACTTAATCCTTCCCAATTATCGAGACGGTTTCAGAAGCACCATTCTTCA TGGAAAGAGCGACGTCGTTTTGGGGTCGTTAGTTGTTCAGGCGAGGATTCGGGTCAGACCGGTGCACAAG ATGATGAAAAGGTTAGTGTAGGCGTTAAAGTAGCATTGTCCATGCTACGGTTCTACAAAC GAGAAATCTCGCCGTTGTTGCCAAATAGTTGTCGGTATGTTCCGACATGTAGTGAGTATTCGATGATTGCTTACAAGAAGTATGGAGTTGCAAAGGGGACCCTATTGACTGCCTGGCGCCTTTGTCGTTGCAATCCTCTTG GTGGATCCGGCTTTGATCCCCCTAGATGGTTTGATGAGACAACTCCACCCGAGCAGTGA
- the LOC140962010 gene encoding cyclin-dependent protein kinase inhibitor SMR4-like, which produces MELEEPECCKTPRNQECQIQAAQVCPPPPRKKNMEARKRRAPPENGYFHPPELDSFFDSVTRQEAWT; this is translated from the coding sequence ATGGAGCTAGAGGAACCAGAGTGCTGCAAGACTCCGAGGAACCAGGAGTGCCAAATACAGGCGGCGCAAGTGTGTCCACCGCCGCCAAGGAAGAAGAATATGGAGGCACGAAAGAGACGGGCTCCACCAGAGAATGGCTACTTCCACCCTCCCGAGCTTGATTCCTTCTTCGACAGCGTGACGAGGCAAGAAGCTTGGACTTAG
- the LOC140971748 gene encoding BTB/POZ domain-containing protein At5g03250-like isoform X2 — MACLRLGSKAESFRRDGQSWNCTSGLPSDVTIEIGEMSFHLHKFPLLSRSGLIERRIDESISSDAPACVLQLSELPGGAKSFELVAKFCYGVKLELSSMNVVCLRCAAEFLEMTEEYGEGNLMALTEAFLAEVLGNWTDTIRALETCEEVLQFAEELHIVSRCINSLATTACANSKLFNWPVSGLAETGRAAAGAVLWNGICTFTDTKPTSDDWWYEDVSFLAFSMFKRFIQAVEAGGMKPENIVGALVFYAKRYIPQMNRQSSFKNLNSGSTISIPSEADQRALLEDIVESLPNQRGVVHTRFLLRLLHTAIALQGSPSCRENLERRVGVQLDQAALEDLLVPNMGSSVESLYDIDCFQRILEHFMSMDQASAAASPSIVEESQLMEGVNSLTAITMVANLVDAYLADVASDVNLKFQKFQSLAAAIPDYARPVSDGIYRAIDIYLKAHPWLTDSEREQTCRLMNCQKLSLEASTHAAQNERLPLRVIVQVLFFEQLRLRTSISSWFFVSDNLNSSRNLDSALDLANHNGGRQRGVSHGRGSSLNDVRERVSELEKECESMRERFQKLVKTKRSWNIFCRRKSHQCNNMTFKHSDTKPQPPFATVHGQH; from the exons ATGGCGTGCCTAAGGCTGGGCTCGAAAGCTGAATCGTTTCGCCGCGATGGGCAGTCTTG GAATTGCACATCCGGCCTCCCAAGTGATGTCACCATTGAAATCGGAGAAATGTCTTTTCATCTTCATAAG TTTCCATTGCTGTCAAGGAGTGGATTAATTGAGAGACGTATAGATGAATCAATTAGTTCTGATGCACCCGCTTGTGTCCTGCAACTTAGTGAGTTACCCGGAGGAGCCAAATCTTTCGAGCTAGTTGCCAAATTCTGTTACGGTGTCAAACTAGAGCTCTCCTCGATGAATGTAGTATGTCTTAGATGCGCAGCTGAGTTTCTTGAAATGACTGAAGAGTATGGAGAGGGAAATCTCATGGCACTAACTGAAGCTTTTCTCGCTGAAGTTCTCGGCAATTGGACTGATACAATAAGGGCTCTTGAAACCTGTGAAGAAGTTCTACAGTTTGCGGAGGAGCTTCACATTGTGTCGAGGTGCATAAACTCATTGGCAACGACAGCTTGTGCAAATTCTAAGTTATTCAATTGGCCCGTATCTGGGTTGGCAGAGACTGGAAGAGCAGCTGCTGGTGCTGTTTTGTGGAATGGAATATGTACTTTTACAGATACGAAGCCAACAAGTGATGACTGGTGGTACGAGGATGTTTCCTTTCTagctttttctatgtttaaacGCTTCATCCAGGCTGTTGAAGCTGGAGGTATGAAACCCGAAAATATTGTTGGAGCCCTTGTGTTTTATGCCAAGAGATACATCCCACAAATGAACAGACAATCAAGTTTTAAGAACTTGAATTCGGGTTCAACGATTTCCATTCCTTCAGAGGCAGATCAAAGGGCACTTCTTGAAGATATTGTGGAATCACTTCCAAACCAGAGAGGAGTCGTGCACACAAGGTTTCTTCTCAGGTTGCTTCACACTGCTATTGCTTTGCAAGGCAGTCCGTCATGCAGAGAAAATTTGGAGAGACGGGTTGGGGTCCAATTAGATCAAGCTGCATTGGAAGATCTCTTAGTTCCGAACATGGGGTCGTCTGTTGAATCTTTATACGATATTGACTGTTTCCAGAGGATTCTTGAGCATTTCATGTCAATGGACCaggcatcagctgctgcatctCCTAGCATCGTGGAAGAAAGCCAACTGATGGAAGGGGTAAATTCTTTGACAGCTATAACGATGGTGGCAAATCTTGTGGACGCATATCTAGCTGATGTTGCATCAGATGTGAATCTGAAGTTCCAGAAATTCCAGTCCCTTGCCGCTGCCATTCCTGATTATGCTAGACCAGTTTCTGATGGGATTTATCGCGCCATCGATATATATCTGAAG GCACATCCCTGGCTCACAGACTCGGAGAGAGAGCAAACCTGTAGATTAATGAACTGCCAGAAGCTCTCGTTGGAGGCGAGTACACATGCTGCTCAAAACGAAAGGCTGCCACTAAGAGTGATTGTGCAGGTCTTATTCTTTGAACAACTGCGTCTACGCACTTCAATCTCAAGTTGGTTTTTTGTTTCAGACAATCTCAACAGCTCCCGCAACCTAGATTCAGCTCTTGATCTTGCGAACCACAATGGTGGTCGCCAGAGGGGCGTTTCACACGGTAGAGGATCGAGTTTAAACGATGTGAGGGAACGTGTTTCTGAGCTCGAAAAGGAGTGTGAGAGCATGAGGGAGAGGTTTCAGAAACTTGTCAAAACGAAGAGGAGTTGGAATATATTCTGCAGGAGGAAATCTCATCAATGCAATAACATGACATTCAAGCATAGCGACACGAAGCCACAGCCGCCATTTGCTACCGTACACGGGCAACATTAG
- the LOC140971748 gene encoding BTB/POZ domain-containing protein At5g03250-like isoform X1 produces the protein MIESIVYLIYLSVDIDQVMFIYVKLPNYIYSWTYSLFYICHYQILITLVMVNNSVNFIKLSCNLFRNCTSGLPSDVTIEIGEMSFHLHKFPLLSRSGLIERRIDESISSDAPACVLQLSELPGGAKSFELVAKFCYGVKLELSSMNVVCLRCAAEFLEMTEEYGEGNLMALTEAFLAEVLGNWTDTIRALETCEEVLQFAEELHIVSRCINSLATTACANSKLFNWPVSGLAETGRAAAGAVLWNGICTFTDTKPTSDDWWYEDVSFLAFSMFKRFIQAVEAGGMKPENIVGALVFYAKRYIPQMNRQSSFKNLNSGSTISIPSEADQRALLEDIVESLPNQRGVVHTRFLLRLLHTAIALQGSPSCRENLERRVGVQLDQAALEDLLVPNMGSSVESLYDIDCFQRILEHFMSMDQASAAASPSIVEESQLMEGVNSLTAITMVANLVDAYLADVASDVNLKFQKFQSLAAAIPDYARPVSDGIYRAIDIYLKAHPWLTDSEREQTCRLMNCQKLSLEASTHAAQNERLPLRVIVQVLFFEQLRLRTSISSWFFVSDNLNSSRNLDSALDLANHNGGRQRGVSHGRGSSLNDVRERVSELEKECESMRERFQKLVKTKRSWNIFCRRKSHQCNNMTFKHSDTKPQPPFATVHGQH, from the exons ATGATAGAGTCCATTGTTTATCTGATTTATTTATCCGTAGATATTGATCAAGTTATGTTCATCTATGTGAAACTGCCCAATTACATATATTCTTGGACATATTCTTTGTTCTATATCTGCCATTATCAAATCCTTATAACCTTAGTCATGGTAAACAATTCAGTCAATTTCATAAAGCTTTCATGCAATCTCTTTAGGAATTGCACATCCGGCCTCCCAAGTGATGTCACCATTGAAATCGGAGAAATGTCTTTTCATCTTCATAAG TTTCCATTGCTGTCAAGGAGTGGATTAATTGAGAGACGTATAGATGAATCAATTAGTTCTGATGCACCCGCTTGTGTCCTGCAACTTAGTGAGTTACCCGGAGGAGCCAAATCTTTCGAGCTAGTTGCCAAATTCTGTTACGGTGTCAAACTAGAGCTCTCCTCGATGAATGTAGTATGTCTTAGATGCGCAGCTGAGTTTCTTGAAATGACTGAAGAGTATGGAGAGGGAAATCTCATGGCACTAACTGAAGCTTTTCTCGCTGAAGTTCTCGGCAATTGGACTGATACAATAAGGGCTCTTGAAACCTGTGAAGAAGTTCTACAGTTTGCGGAGGAGCTTCACATTGTGTCGAGGTGCATAAACTCATTGGCAACGACAGCTTGTGCAAATTCTAAGTTATTCAATTGGCCCGTATCTGGGTTGGCAGAGACTGGAAGAGCAGCTGCTGGTGCTGTTTTGTGGAATGGAATATGTACTTTTACAGATACGAAGCCAACAAGTGATGACTGGTGGTACGAGGATGTTTCCTTTCTagctttttctatgtttaaacGCTTCATCCAGGCTGTTGAAGCTGGAGGTATGAAACCCGAAAATATTGTTGGAGCCCTTGTGTTTTATGCCAAGAGATACATCCCACAAATGAACAGACAATCAAGTTTTAAGAACTTGAATTCGGGTTCAACGATTTCCATTCCTTCAGAGGCAGATCAAAGGGCACTTCTTGAAGATATTGTGGAATCACTTCCAAACCAGAGAGGAGTCGTGCACACAAGGTTTCTTCTCAGGTTGCTTCACACTGCTATTGCTTTGCAAGGCAGTCCGTCATGCAGAGAAAATTTGGAGAGACGGGTTGGGGTCCAATTAGATCAAGCTGCATTGGAAGATCTCTTAGTTCCGAACATGGGGTCGTCTGTTGAATCTTTATACGATATTGACTGTTTCCAGAGGATTCTTGAGCATTTCATGTCAATGGACCaggcatcagctgctgcatctCCTAGCATCGTGGAAGAAAGCCAACTGATGGAAGGGGTAAATTCTTTGACAGCTATAACGATGGTGGCAAATCTTGTGGACGCATATCTAGCTGATGTTGCATCAGATGTGAATCTGAAGTTCCAGAAATTCCAGTCCCTTGCCGCTGCCATTCCTGATTATGCTAGACCAGTTTCTGATGGGATTTATCGCGCCATCGATATATATCTGAAG GCACATCCCTGGCTCACAGACTCGGAGAGAGAGCAAACCTGTAGATTAATGAACTGCCAGAAGCTCTCGTTGGAGGCGAGTACACATGCTGCTCAAAACGAAAGGCTGCCACTAAGAGTGATTGTGCAGGTCTTATTCTTTGAACAACTGCGTCTACGCACTTCAATCTCAAGTTGGTTTTTTGTTTCAGACAATCTCAACAGCTCCCGCAACCTAGATTCAGCTCTTGATCTTGCGAACCACAATGGTGGTCGCCAGAGGGGCGTTTCACACGGTAGAGGATCGAGTTTAAACGATGTGAGGGAACGTGTTTCTGAGCTCGAAAAGGAGTGTGAGAGCATGAGGGAGAGGTTTCAGAAACTTGTCAAAACGAAGAGGAGTTGGAATATATTCTGCAGGAGGAAATCTCATCAATGCAATAACATGACATTCAAGCATAGCGACACGAAGCCACAGCCGCCATTTGCTACCGTACACGGGCAACATTAG
- the LOC140971749 gene encoding UDP-glycosyltransferase 86A1-like: MASSRNEKQPHAIMISMHLQGHIIPYINLALKLASNGFTVTFAHLEFTHHHITTCQDQTKGIDIFSEARRSGLDINYATISDGFPVEFDRNNNLDQFLESYINDFPSRVDEFLGQIMRTHLSWDYEYFLVADTFSFWAAEIAEKYEMVSVSFWTEPAIVFSLYYHLQLLKENGHVPVNGRQEEVDYVPGIRAINTKDFMSFLQESELTLLHRAIFGAFDDVKKLDFILCNTVEELEAEAVSVLQKNRPFYAIGPLFPLDLQKVLVPRSLLPELDCTEWLNTKASGSVLYVSFGSLATTEKNVILEIAGGILLSGVNFIWVLRPGIVGSDEDGMLPDGFQDRVKDQGVIVPWCKQWQVLSNPGIGGFLTHCGWNSVLESIWFGVPMICYPLFTDQITNRKLVVDDWKVGLNLCNGKNITREEVVEKIGTLMDEEKSFKLRQEIKKLRNTLQNASSEDGSSERNFARFVEDLRYKVLTKRESSRS; the protein is encoded by the coding sequence ATGGCAAGTTCCAGAAATGAAAAGCAGCCACATGCCATAATGATTTCAATGCACTTGCAAGGTCACATAATCCCTTATATAAACCTAGCTTTGAAGCTTGCTTCCAATGGTTTCACTGTCACTTTTGCTCATCTTGAATTCACTCATCACCACATCACCACTTGTCAAGACCAAACCAAGGGGATCGACATCTTTTCGGAAGCTCGGAGATCCGGCCTGGATATCAATTACGCAACGATTAGCGATGGTTTCCCCGTCGAATTCGACCGTAATAATAATCTCGACCAGTTTCTGGAATCGTATATTAATGATTTTCCAAGTAGAGTGGATGAATTTCTTGGACAAATTATGCGGACGCATTTGTCTTGGGATTATGAATACTTCTTGGTTGCTGATACTTTCTCTTTCTGGGCAGCGGAGATCGCGGAGAAGTATGAAATGGTTAGTGTTTCATTCTGGACTGAACCGGCAATTGTGTTCTCTTTGTATTATCACTTGCAGCTTCTGAAGGAAAACGGCCATGTCCCCGTAAACGGCCGGCAGGAAGAAGTTGATTACGTACCTGGAATTCGAGCGATCAATACGAAAGATTTCATGTCGTTTTTGCAAGAGTCGGAGTTGACTTTGTTACATAGAGCAATCTTTGGGGCATTCGATGACGTGAAAAAGTTAGATTTCATTTTGTGCAACACTGTTGAAGAACTTGAAGCAGAAGCCGTTTCAGTTTTACAGAAGAATCGGCCGTTTTACGCAATCGGGCCTCTTTTTCCCCTGGACTTACAGAAAGTTTTGGTTCCCCGAAGCTTGTTGCCAGAACTTGACTGTACGGAATGGCTGAATACGAAGGCTTCTGGATCAGTTTTGTATGTTTCATTTGGCAGCCTAGCAACGACTGAGAAAAATGTGATTCTTGAAATAGCTGGGGGGATTTTGCTAAGCGGAGTGAATTTTATTTGGGTTCTTCGGCCAGGAATCGTGGGTTCGGACGAGGATGGAATGCTGCCTGATGGATTCCAAGATCGTGTTAAAGATCAAGGTGTGATCGTGCCATGGTGCAAGCAGTGGCAGGTGCTGTCGAATCCGGGGATTGGAGGATTCTTGACGCACTGTGGATGGAATTCTGTGCTAGAAAGCATATGGTTTGGGGTTCCGATGATTTGTTATCCGCTGTTTACTGATCAGATCACTAACAGGAAGTTGGTGGTGGATGATTGGAAAGTTGGATTGAATCTCTGTAATGGGAAAAACATAACAAGGGAGGAAGTTGTGGAGAAGATTGGAACTTTGATGGATGAggaaaaatcttttaaattgaggcaagaaatcaagaaattgaGAAATACCCTGCAAAATGCCTCGAGTGAGGATGGATCATCAGAGAGGAATTTCGCTCGTTTTGTGGAGGATTTGAGGTATAAAGTTCTCACAAAACGCGAGAGTTCGAGGAGCTAG
- the LOC140971751 gene encoding glucomannan 4-beta-mannosyltransferase 1-like: MRNIGFTGLEINETYNPTRGLNYAWERIRAQIIVPLLQIALYICIGMSIMLFFERVYMAIVIICVKCLGKKRYTVYQLDAIKEDLEKNKNYPMVLVQIPMYNEKEVYKLSIGAVSNLSWPSERLIVQVLDDSTNAALRALVEIECQKWIRSGVNIKYETRNNRNGYKAGALREGLKKSYVEACEFVVIFDADFQPEEDFLWRTIPYLLENPELGLVQARWKFVNADECIMTRLQEMSLQYHFSVEQEVGSSTCSFFGFNGTAGVWRMSALIDAGGWKDRTTVEDMDLAVRASLKGWKFLFVGDLAVKNELPSTFKAYRYQQHRWSCGPANLFRKMFMEIVLCERVSIWKKWHVIYAFFFVRKIVAHWVTFFFYCIVIPTTILIPEVHLPKPLAIYLPAAITILNAVSTLRSIHLLVLWILFENVMSLHRTKAAIIGLLEANRVNEWVVTEKLGNTVRKNNPRAVTRTRSRIGERIHFTELTLGMFLLHCAIYNMLYGNDHFYIYLLLQATAFFVVGVGYVGTIVPN; this comes from the exons ATGAGAAACATTGGTTTTACAGGCCTAGAGATCAACGAAACCTACAATCCCACAAGAGGCCTCAATTATGCTTGGGAGCGTATAAGGGCTCAAATAATTGTGCCTCTTTTACAAATTGCACTATACATATGCATAGGGATGTCAATCATGCTTTTCTTTGAACGGGTTTACATGGCTATTGTTATCATATGTGTCAAATGTCTGGGAAAGAAAAGATACACCGTGTACCAGCTAGATGCCATAAAAGAAGACCTGGAGAAAAACAAGAACTATCCTATGGTGTTGGTTCAAATCCCAATGTATAACGAAAAGGAG gtTTATAAGCTATCAATTGGAGCTGTATCTAATCTTTCATGGCCATCAGAGCGACTCATTGTGCAGGTTCTAGATGACTCTACCAATGCAGCCTTACGG GCACTTGTGGAAATAGAGTGCCAAAAATGGATCCGCAGCGGTGTGAATATAAAGTATGAAACAAGGAACAACAGAAATGGTTACAAAGCAGGCGCCCTCCGAGAAGGTTTAAAAAAGAGTTATGTTGAAGCTTGTGAATTTGTAGTCATATTCGATGCAGACTTCCAGCCAGAAGAAGATTTTCTCTGGAGAACCATCCCCTACCTACTTGAAAACCCAGAATTGGGCTTGGTTCAGGCAAGGTGGAAATTTG TGAATGCAGATGAATGCATAATGACTCGCCTCCAAGAGATGTCACTACAATATCATTTCAGCGTTGAGCAAGAAGTCGGATCCTCAACATGCTCGTTCTTTGGATTCAATG GGACTGCTGGTGTTTGGCGGATGAGTGCCCTAATTGATGCTGGTGGATGGAAGGACAGAACCACAGTAGAGGACATGGACCTTGCCGTGAGGGCTAGCCTTAAGGGCTGGAAATTCCTCTTTGTGGGTGACCTGGCG GTAAAAAACGAGCTACCAAGTACATTTAAGGCATACAGATACCAACAGCATCGCTGGTCATGCGGGCCGGCTAATCTTTTCAGGAAAATGTTCATGGAAATAGTTCTTTGTGAG CGTGTGTCAATCTGGAAGAAGTGGCACGTGATATATGCTTTTTTCTTTGTAAGGAAGATTGTTGCACATTGGGTTACGTTTTTCTTTTACTGCATCGTGATCCCAACAACAATCTTAATTCCTGAAGTCCATCTGCCAAAGCCGCTAGCGATTTATCTTCCAGCTGCCATTACCATTCTCAATGCAGTGTCCACTCTCAG GTCTATACATCTTCTAGTACTATGGATACTGTTTGAAAATGTCATGTCTCTTCATAGAACAAAGGCAGCAATAATTGGACTTCTTGAAGCTAACCGAGTAAATGAATGGGTTGTTACCGAAAAGCTGGGGAACACGGTAAGGAAGAACAATCCAAGAGCAGTCACGAGGACTCGATCGCGTATTGGTGAAAG GATCCACTTCACAGAGCTTACTCTAGGAATGTTTCTGCTACATTGTGCCATTTACAACATGCTGTATGGGAATGACCATTTCTATATTTACCTACTACTCCAGGCAACTGCTTTTTTTGTTGTTGGAGTTGGGTACGTAGGGACTATTGTACCGAACTAA